In a genomic window of Myotis daubentonii chromosome X, mMyoDau2.1, whole genome shotgun sequence:
- the LOC132223512 gene encoding RNA polymerase II subunit A C-terminal domain phosphatase SSU72-like, producing MAAGNPGYHLPGEEPLQQDSMAEARSRLRLAVVCSSNQNRSMEAHHLLRRRGFLRVRSFGTGTYVRLPGPTPSRPNVYDFQTTYEQMYQDLVQKDEDLYRQTGILGMLQRNKRIKPRPERFQNCSDEFDLILTCEQRVFCRVVRELDARERVTWQRVHVINVDILDDDTEAILGSFLLFELCQCILLVDNMDEELVEVLQLFKAKLGLPFLHAVCFY from the coding sequence ATGGCTGCCGGGAACCCTGGCTACCACCTTCCTGGTGAGGAACCACTGCAGCAGGACAGTATGGCCGAGGCCAGGTCGCGGCTGCGGCTGGCCGTTGTGTGCTCCAGCAACCAGAACCGGAGCATGGAGGCCCACCACTTGCTTCGGAGGCGGGGATTCCTCCGCGTCCGTTCCTTTGGCACCGGGACTTACGTGAGGCTTCCGGGGCCAACGCCCTCCAGGCCCAACGTGTATGATTTCCAAACCACCTATGAGCAGATGTACCAAGATCTCGTTCAGAAAGATGAAGATCTCTACAGGCAGACCGGCATTTTGGGCATGCTGCAGAGAAACAAGCGAATCAAGCCCCGGCCGGAAAGGTTCCAGAACTGTTCCGACGAATTCGACCTGATCCTCACCTGCGAACAGAGAGTGTTCTGCCGCGTGGTGAGGGAGCTGGATGCCAGGGAGCGGGTGACCTGGCAGCGGGTGCATGTGATCAACGTGGATATCCTGGACGACGACACCGAAGCCATATTGGGGTCGTTCCTCCTCTTTGAGCTGTGCCAGTGCATTCTCCTCGTGGATAACATGGACGAGGAACTGGTGGAGGTGCTGCAGCTGTTCAAGGCCAAATTAGGTCTGCCCTTCCTGCACGCCGTCTGCTTCTACTGA